A stretch of DNA from Brevibacterium ihuae:
CGTGATCTCCGAGCACGTCGCCGCCGGCCGCCTCAACCCGCACATCCACGCCACCTACCCGCTCGAGCAGGCCGCCGCCGCGATCTCCGAGCTCGACAACCGCGCCGTGCTCGGCAAGGTCCTCCTCGAGGTCAAGCCCGAGGCCTGAGCCGGCGACCCGCTCGGCGCCGGCATTCCGGCCACCGGGCGGGTCCTCCCGGCCCGGCCCGGCCGAGCCCTCACCCCGCACTCCACAGACGAAAGGTCCGATCATGGCCGATCAGCACGATCAGCACCTCAAGGTCACCGTCGACGACGGTGTCATGACGATCCAGTTCATCCGTCCGCAGGCGCTCAACGCCGTGACCCGCGAGGTCGCCGCGGCGCTCGAGGCGGCCGTCGACCGCGCCGCGTCCGAGGCCCGCGCGGTCATCATCACCGGTGACGAGCGCTCCTTCTGCTCCGGCGCGGACCTCGGCGGCGATTCCGCGGCCGGCGGCGAGCGCAAGGGCGTCGGCCTCGACGTCATCAACCGCATCATCCGCAAGATCCGCGACCTCAAGGTCCCGACGATCTCCGCGGTGTCCGGCCCCGCCGCCGGTGTGGGCTGCTCCTTCGCCCTCATCTGCGACTACGTCGTGCTCAGCGAGGATGCGTATCTCATGCTCGCGTTCACCAAGATCGGACTCATGCCCGACGGCGGCGCCACCGCGCTCGTCGCCGCCTCGGCCGGTCGTCACCGCGCTCTGCGGATGGCGCTCACCGCGGAGAAGGTCAAGGCGAAGACCGCGCTCGAGTGGGGGCTGGCCACCGAGGTCACCCCGGGGGAGACCTACCTCGAGCGGGCGCAGGAGCTCGCCGCGCAGTTCGCCTCCGGGCCCACCCTGTCGCTCGGCGAGACCGAGTACGCGGTCAACCAGGCGACGCTGTCCGAACTCGACGCCGCACTCGACCGCGAGGCCGAGGGGCAGTCCCGTCTCCAGTCCAGCGGCGACTTCGCCGAGGGCGTGGCCGCCTTCCGCGAGAAGCGCGCCGCGAAGTTCGAAGGGAAGTGAACGACGATGAGTGATTTCCTCGATCTCGACGGCCACGTGGCCGTGGTCACCGGCGGCAACAACGGCATCGGGCTCGGGATGGCCCGCGGGCTCGCGCAGGCGGGCGCCTCGGTCGCGATCTGGGGCCGGAACACCGAGCGGAACCAGGCGGCGGAGAAGGAGCTCTCCGCGCTCGCGCCGGTGAAGCCCTTCGCGTGCGACGTCTCCGACCCCGCCCAGGTCGAGGCCGCGATGGCGGGCACGATCGAGGAGTTCGGCCGGGTCGACAGCCTCATCGCCAACGCCGGGATCGGCGGGAAGAAGGGGCCGTTCCACGAGATGACGCTCGACGAGTTCCACGACATCGCGGCGGTCAACGTCGACGGCGTGGTGCTGAGCTTCCAGGCCGCGATCAAGCAGATGATCAAGCAGGAGTCGGGCGGCTCGCTCGTCGTCGTGAGCTCGCTCGCCGGCATCGAGGGCGCGGCGACGAACGTCCACTACGGCGCCACGAAGGGCGCGGTGCTCGCGATCATGCGCGGACTCGCCACCGAGTACGCCCGCTACGGCATCCGCACGAACGCGATCCTGCCGGGGTGGATCGACACCGACATGACGTCCGCGGCGGTCGGCAACGACACCTTCACCGAGAAGGTCATCAAGCGCGTGCCGATCCGACGCTGGGGCACCCCCGAGGACTTCGCCGCCGCCGCGGTGTACCTCGCCGGGCCCGGCAGCGCCTACACCAACGGCCAGCAGATCGTCATCGACGGCGGGTACTCGGTCTTCTGAGCGAGCACCCGCGCCCCAGCGCCTGAGCACCACCCCACCCGAGCGAGAGGACGAGGATGTCCGAGTACACCCACATCACCTACGAGGTGAGCGAGCAGATCGCCACCGTCACCATCGACTCCCCGCAGACCAAGAACGCGTTCACCGCGCTCATGGGCCAGGAGCTCATCGCGGCGTTCCGCACCGCGGATGCCGATGACGGCGTCAAGGTCGTCGTGTTCACCGGCAAGGGGCGGTTCTTCTGCCCCGGCGCGGACCTGTCCGGAGGTGCGAACACCTTCGACTACGACGCGCGCGAATCCGCGGCCGTCGACGTCGCCGGGGACGGCGGGGAGACCATCGAGGGCGTGCGCCGTGACGGCGGCGGCCGGGTGTCGCTCGCGATCGCGGCGATGCGCAAGCCGGTGATCGTCGCGTTCAACGGTGCCGGCGTGGGCGTCGGCTCGACGATGACGCTGCCGTGCGACATCCGGATCGCGAGCGAGGACGCGAAGTTCGGCTTCGTGTTCGCCAAGCGCGGGATCATGCCCGAGGCGGCCTCGACGTGGTTCCTGCCGCGCGTCGTCGGCATCAACCGGGCGCTCGAATGGGTCTACACCGGGCGCGTGTTCGGCCCGCAGGAGGCGCTCGAGGCGGGGCTCGTGTCCCGCGTGGTGCCCGCCGGCGACCTCATGGACACGACCTACGCGGTGGCGCGGGAGCTCGTCGAGGGCTCCTCGGCGCTCACCATGGCCGCCGGCCGGAAGATGCTGTGGGGGATGCTCGGCGCGGACTCGCCGTGGGAGGCGCACCGCCTCGACTCGCGCGGGATCTACGAGCTCGGCCGGATGTCGGACGCGAAGGAGGGCGTGACCTCGTTCCTCGAGAAGCGCCCGCCGGAGTTCCCCGCCCGCATCCCCGCGGACTACCCCGAATGGCTGCCCGACTTCCCGGGACCCCAGCCGGTGGAGTGACGCACGCCGCCGAGGTGCAGGCCGGTGCCGAGGTGCGGGCCGGTGCCGAGGTGTGAGTCGAGATCGAGGTGCCGGCACGGTTCGAGCAGCGGGCCGGGGATCGCAGCAGCGGTCCCCGGCCCGTTCTCGTCCCCACGGCACGTGCCCGGGTGCGTGATGTGATCGGGAACGTGACCGGCCCTGCCGGCGGGCGCCTCGGCGGCGGTCCGGGTGCGCGCCCGGGTACGTGACCAGCCCTGCCGGCGGGCATGTCGGCGGCGGTCCGGGTACGTGGCCCGGAACGTGACCAGCCCTGCCGGCGGGCGCCTCGGCGGCGGTCGACGAAGAAATGTTAGCCTTTAGTCCGGAATGCGAGCGTGACGCCGATCACGCGATATGATTTCACTCGCACCACCAGCACCGCACCACCAGCACCGCACCATCCGGCCACAGCGAAGTGAGAAGGAGCTCCGATGCTCAGAGGAATCCCGTCGACCATGGGCGACAACTACCCATTGAACATCAGCTCCCTGCTCACGCACGCGGCGACCGTGTTCCCGGACACGGAGATCGTCCACCGGAGCATCGACGGCGCCTGGCACCGCACCGACTACGGGCACATGCGCCGCCGCGTCGCGCAGCTCGCCCACGCCTTCGACGAGCTCGGGATCGGCGCCGGCACCATGGCCGGCGTGCTCGACTGGAACCAGCTGCGCCACTTCGAGCTCTACTTCGCCGTCCCCTCGGTGGGCGCGACGATGCTCCAGATGAACCTCCGCCTGGCCCCGGCCGACCTCGTCTACGTCGTCGAGCACTCGCAGGCGGAATGGGTGTTCGTCGACGAATCGCTCCTGCCGATCGCCGAGCAGCTCGCGCAGAAGGAGGAGGTCCGCTCCACCGTCAAGGGCTGGGTGGTGATGACGGACAAACCGTCGTCGGAGATCTCGACCACCCTGGACAACGTCCACTTCTACGAGGACCTGCTCGCCGGCCGGCCGGAGGAGTACGACTGGCAGTTCATCGAGGAGACGACCGCCAGCTACGCCGGATACACCACCGGCACCACCGGTCGCCCCAAGGGCATCTACTACTCCCACCGCTCGATGTACCTCCACACCTTCGGCATCATGAACGCCCTGAAGATGGGCTACACCGACACCGTCATGCCGGTCACCCCGATGTTCCACGTGGTGTCCTGGGGCATCCCGCAGGCTGCGGTCGCCGCCGGGGCCCGCGTCGTGCTGCCCGGCCGCTTCACCGCCGACAACATCGGCGACGTCGCCGAGGCGCTCATCAGCGAGGGCGTGACCGTCGCCAATGGCGCGCCGTCCCTGTTCGCACCGATCCTCGAGTACATCAAGGCGTTGCCGGAGACCCCCGATCTGTCCCGCGCCCGCCTGGTGTCCGGGGCCACCGAGCCGCCGCTGTCGCTCATGAAGGGCTTCTCCGACCTCACCGGCGCGCAGATCATCCACGCCTACGGGGCGAGCGAGACGAGCCCCGTGGTGTCCGTGAACTGGCAGATCAAGCCCGACCTCGGCGAGCTGTCCGAGGCGGAGCGCTGGGACCTCAAGCGCTCGCAGGGACTGCCGGTCGCCGGCGTCGAGATGAAGATCGCCGACCCCACCGGCGTCGAGCTGCCGCGCGACGGCAAGAGCGTGGGCGAGGTGTTCCTCCGCGGACCGTGGATCACCACGAGCTACCACCAGCTCGCCGACAACGACGAGCGCTTCCACGACGGCTGGTGGCGCTCCGGCGACGTCGGCGTCATCACCCCGGCCGGCTACCTCAAGCTCACCGACCGGCTCAAGGACGTCATCAAGTCCGGCGGCGAGTGGATCTCCTCGATCGACATGGAGAACGGGATCCTCGACCACCCGAACGTGCTCGAGGCCGCGGTCATCGGCGTGCCGGACGAGAAGTACCAGGAGCGCCCGGTCGCCTACGTCGTCCCGCGCGACGGCCGGGACGTCACCCGCGAGGACATCGCCGAGGTGCTCGGCGAGCGCTTCGCCAAGTGGCAGCTGCCCGACCAGGTCATCATCGTCGACGAGCTGCCGCGCACCTCGGTGGGCAAGCTCGACAAGAAGCTCCTGCGCTCGCAGTGGAGCGAATGAACACGATGGTGCGCGGCGCCGGGCCGGAGTGCGGAGGGGCGAAGGTGCGTGACGCTGCGGCGGTGCATCGGAGCACCTCGGCGACCGGAACCTCGGCGTGCGGCATTGCAGCACGCGGCGCCGGGCCGGAGTGATCGACATGACCGGAGGCTCCGTGGATGAGCCCCGCCGCGAGCTCGCGATCATCGACGCCGCGGAGGTCACCACTGCGGTGATCCGCGCCGAGCGGTACCCGATGGCCGAGCTCCGCACGCTCTTCGATGCGGCGTTCTCCGGGCTGTTCGCGGTGCTCGGACTGCGGGGGATCTCTCCGGCCGGGCCGGCCTTCGCGCTCCATCACCGGCAGCCGGATGACACCGTCGACATCGAGGTCGGGGTGCCGATCGATGCCGATCTCGGCGAGCCCGCAGAGCTCGACGGCGGGCTCGTGGTCGAGCAGTCGCGGATTCCTGGCGGGCGCACCGCAGTGCTCTCGCACTTCGGCGGGTACGACGGATTGGGGCAGGCGTGGGAGGCGTTCCTCGGGGAGCTCCGGAGCCGCGGAGCGGAGGTGCGGCTGCCCTTCTGGGAGGTCTACGTCACCGAGCCCGGCCCGGACGTCGATCCGGCCACCCTCCGCACGGACCTCGTCACCCTCGTGGAGTAGACGGTTCTGCGTGGAGTGGGCGGCCCGGTGGGTGTGCTCGTCTGAGGTCGGCGGCTGCCCGCCTGAATTCGACGGTTCGGTGGTTCTGCTCGCCCGAGGTCGACGGTCTGGCGGCCCGGCGAGAGCCTCAACCCGGTCGTGACGGAGAGT
This window harbors:
- a CDS encoding enoyl-CoA hydratase-related protein; translation: MADQHDQHLKVTVDDGVMTIQFIRPQALNAVTREVAAALEAAVDRAASEARAVIITGDERSFCSGADLGGDSAAGGERKGVGLDVINRIIRKIRDLKVPTISAVSGPAAGVGCSFALICDYVVLSEDAYLMLAFTKIGLMPDGGATALVAASAGRHRALRMALTAEKVKAKTALEWGLATEVTPGETYLERAQELAAQFASGPTLSLGETEYAVNQATLSELDAALDREAEGQSRLQSSGDFAEGVAAFREKRAAKFEGK
- a CDS encoding SDR family NAD(P)-dependent oxidoreductase, with the translated sequence MSDFLDLDGHVAVVTGGNNGIGLGMARGLAQAGASVAIWGRNTERNQAAEKELSALAPVKPFACDVSDPAQVEAAMAGTIEEFGRVDSLIANAGIGGKKGPFHEMTLDEFHDIAAVNVDGVVLSFQAAIKQMIKQESGGSLVVVSSLAGIEGAATNVHYGATKGAVLAIMRGLATEYARYGIRTNAILPGWIDTDMTSAAVGNDTFTEKVIKRVPIRRWGTPEDFAAAAVYLAGPGSAYTNGQQIVIDGGYSVF
- a CDS encoding crotonase/enoyl-CoA hydratase family protein translates to MSEYTHITYEVSEQIATVTIDSPQTKNAFTALMGQELIAAFRTADADDGVKVVVFTGKGRFFCPGADLSGGANTFDYDARESAAVDVAGDGGETIEGVRRDGGGRVSLAIAAMRKPVIVAFNGAGVGVGSTMTLPCDIRIASEDAKFGFVFAKRGIMPEAASTWFLPRVVGINRALEWVYTGRVFGPQEALEAGLVSRVVPAGDLMDTTYAVARELVEGSSALTMAAGRKMLWGMLGADSPWEAHRLDSRGIYELGRMSDAKEGVTSFLEKRPPEFPARIPADYPEWLPDFPGPQPVE
- a CDS encoding GyrI-like domain-containing protein — protein: MDEPRRELAIIDAAEVTTAVIRAERYPMAELRTLFDAAFSGLFAVLGLRGISPAGPAFALHHRQPDDTVDIEVGVPIDADLGEPAELDGGLVVEQSRIPGGRTAVLSHFGGYDGLGQAWEAFLGELRSRGAEVRLPFWEVYVTEPGPDVDPATLRTDLVTLVE
- a CDS encoding long-chain-fatty-acid--CoA ligase; protein product: MLRGIPSTMGDNYPLNISSLLTHAATVFPDTEIVHRSIDGAWHRTDYGHMRRRVAQLAHAFDELGIGAGTMAGVLDWNQLRHFELYFAVPSVGATMLQMNLRLAPADLVYVVEHSQAEWVFVDESLLPIAEQLAQKEEVRSTVKGWVVMTDKPSSEISTTLDNVHFYEDLLAGRPEEYDWQFIEETTASYAGYTTGTTGRPKGIYYSHRSMYLHTFGIMNALKMGYTDTVMPVTPMFHVVSWGIPQAAVAAGARVVLPGRFTADNIGDVAEALISEGVTVANGAPSLFAPILEYIKALPETPDLSRARLVSGATEPPLSLMKGFSDLTGAQIIHAYGASETSPVVSVNWQIKPDLGELSEAERWDLKRSQGLPVAGVEMKIADPTGVELPRDGKSVGEVFLRGPWITTSYHQLADNDERFHDGWWRSGDVGVITPAGYLKLTDRLKDVIKSGGEWISSIDMENGILDHPNVLEAAVIGVPDEKYQERPVAYVVPRDGRDVTREDIAEVLGERFAKWQLPDQVIIVDELPRTSVGKLDKKLLRSQWSE